Genomic window (Deferrivibrio essentukiensis):
GAAGCTTTTTTTAGGCAACATCCTGTATTTACTACAAAAGAATTTGAAATATATCTTTTATCTTTAGGAATAACCAGTAAAAAAACAGAAGAATCGCTTTTGAATTACTATAAGAAATCAGGTAGGCTTATATCTATAAAAAGAGGGTTGTATGCTGTAGCTCCTTTTGGTGTTAAAAAAGAAAAATTTATTCCCGATCCATTTTTAATAACGGCAAAAATATCTAAAGACTCTGTGATATCCCATCACACAGCGTTGGAGTTTTATGGATATGCTTATTCAACATGGCAAACTTTTTTCTATACCTCATCCTTACCGAAATTATACAGATTCAAAAATTTTGTTTTTAAAGGGTTAAAAACACCAGAGGCACTTCACAAACTGAACATGGAAGATTTTGAGGTC
Coding sequences:
- a CDS encoding type IV toxin-antitoxin system AbiEi family antitoxin domain-containing protein; translation: EAFFRQHPVFTTKEFEIYLLSLGITSKKTEESLLNYYKKSGRLISIKRGLYAVAPFGVKKEKFIPDPFLITAKISKDSVISHHTALEFYGYAYSTWQTFFYTSSLPKLYRFKNFVFKGLKTPEALHKLNMEDFEVTVKDRAGINIRITSIERTLVDVLNKPEISGGWEEIWRSLESVEFYNVDKIIEYVRLLNNSTLAAKVGFFLEQHKEQFMVDERHLDILCKLKPKQPHYMDKNKNKPCKLISKWNLIVPIEIIERGWAEVV